The following coding sequences lie in one Streptomyces sp. NBC_00510 genomic window:
- a CDS encoding NmrA family NAD(P)-binding protein, producing MVADNLVLIPGAGGVGRTVFDQLRAQHVPVRFMVRREDERAAELRALGAEVVIGDLTRPETVAAALQGVTRMYFAMRVSPDHLLAATVVASVAKAYGKLEALVDLSQMTVSQMTATSTAESHQQRLHWLAEQVLNWCGLPVVHIRPTAFLDTPLFTTMAARSIQENGTIALPFGAGRTSPVAVDDVARVIATVLRDPAPHIGQVYELTGPRSVDMTELAEEFSRALGRPVSYVDVPPERWEAQLPKLGMPPHLEQHVATMAQLHRDNRYNRTAGGVERVTGTPPQSIEGFVTARKDFYLG from the coding sequence ATGGTTGCCGACAACCTTGTTCTCATCCCCGGTGCCGGCGGTGTGGGCCGCACGGTCTTCGATCAATTGAGGGCTCAGCACGTGCCCGTGCGTTTCATGGTCCGTCGTGAGGACGAGCGTGCGGCCGAACTGCGGGCGCTCGGCGCAGAGGTTGTCATCGGCGACCTGACCCGGCCGGAGACGGTGGCGGCCGCACTGCAGGGCGTGACGCGGATGTACTTCGCGATGCGCGTGTCGCCGGACCACCTTCTGGCGGCAACCGTGGTGGCCTCCGTCGCGAAGGCGTACGGGAAGCTGGAGGCACTGGTCGACTTGTCGCAGATGACGGTGTCGCAGATGACCGCCACCAGCACCGCGGAGTCGCACCAGCAGCGGCTGCACTGGCTGGCGGAGCAGGTACTGAACTGGTGCGGTCTGCCCGTGGTGCACATCCGGCCGACGGCATTCCTGGACACCCCGCTCTTCACCACGATGGCGGCACGGTCGATCCAGGAGAACGGCACCATCGCGCTTCCGTTCGGCGCCGGACGGACCTCGCCGGTTGCCGTGGATGACGTCGCCCGGGTCATCGCCACCGTGCTCCGCGATCCGGCACCGCACATCGGGCAGGTCTACGAGCTCACCGGGCCGCGCTCGGTGGATATGACGGAGCTGGCCGAGGAGTTCTCGCGGGCGCTGGGCCGTCCGGTGTCCTATGTGGACGTGCCCCCGGAGAGGTGGGAGGCCCAGCTTCCGAAGCTGGGGATGCCGCCGCACCTCGAACAGCACGTCGCGACCATGGCCCAACTTCACCGGGACAACCGCTACAACCGGACCGCCGGCGGTGTCGAGCGCGTGACGGGCACACCACCCCAGTCGATCGAGGGGTTCGTGACCGCCCGAAAGGACTTCTACCTGGGCTAA
- a CDS encoding VOC family protein, giving the protein MDCADPAPMANFYIAAADGELVREDADSAWVKIAGTLWIFRRVEDYVAPSWPSRAVPQQMHVEYCVDDIVAAEEKLTAFGATTAEYQPNRAGGLVVMLDPAGHPFCIGSRG; this is encoded by the coding sequence GTGGACTGCGCAGATCCTGCTCCGATGGCCAACTTCTATATAGCGGCGGCCGATGGTGAACTCGTCCGAGAGGATGCCGACTCGGCTTGGGTCAAGATCGCAGGAACGTTGTGGATCTTCCGCAGGGTCGAGGACTACGTGGCCCCGTCCTGGCCCTCGCGCGCTGTACCGCAGCAGATGCACGTGGAGTACTGCGTCGACGACATCGTTGCAGCTGAGGAGAAGTTGACCGCCTTCGGCGCCACGACGGCCGAGTACCAGCCAAACCGCGCGGGCGGACTGGTGGTGATGCTCGACCCGGCCGGACACCCCTTTTGCATCGGTAGCCGGGGATGA